A genomic window from Gemmatimonadaceae bacterium includes:
- a CDS encoding DinB family protein, which yields MSTSPSQQQLDEIAKASAEVARRFTALDARVSDAQWNARPAPDEWSVAECVAHLNLSSAAMLPRMRAAIAEAKALGPIGTRAYKGALFGRVLAAMMGPVPVVLGFRLGRTKTPKPFVPGSELPREGVVADFRKWIGEEQALLWTAADLQIDRVTLESPFVAGARYDAYSALWIVVRHELRHLVQAERALARVEATR from the coding sequence ATGTCCACCTCGCCGTCCCAACAGCAGCTCGACGAGATCGCCAAAGCGTCCGCCGAAGTCGCGCGGCGCTTCACTGCACTCGACGCCCGCGTGAGCGACGCACAGTGGAACGCCCGCCCCGCGCCCGACGAGTGGTCGGTGGCCGAGTGCGTCGCGCACCTTAACCTCTCCAGCGCCGCGATGCTGCCGCGGATGCGTGCCGCCATCGCCGAGGCCAAGGCCTTGGGGCCCATCGGCACGCGAGCCTATAAGGGCGCGTTGTTCGGGCGCGTTCTCGCCGCGATGATGGGCCCGGTGCCGGTCGTACTCGGGTTCCGGCTCGGGCGTACCAAGACCCCGAAGCCCTTCGTGCCCGGCAGCGAGCTTCCGCGCGAAGGGGTGGTCGCTGACTTCCGGAAATGGATCGGTGAGGAGCAGGCGCTGCTCTGGACCGCCGCCGATCTGCAGATTGACCGTGTCACGCTGGAGTCGCCCTTCGTGGCTGGGGCGCGCTACGATGCCTATTCGGCGCTGTGGATCGTGGTGCGCCACGAGCTGCGGCATCTCGTCCAGGCCGAGCGCGCGTTGGCGCGGGTGGAGGCGACGCGATGA
- a CDS encoding amidohydrolase: protein MRQSFSLLLALSLAAPLAAQAPSPLSAELDRRLSGVMPKVVAWRRDIHEHPELSGFEVRTAALVADHLRSLGMEVRTGVGGHGVVGVLRGGRPGRVVALRADMDGLPVTEQVDLPFRSRVRAQYNGQEVGVMHACGHDNHVAILMGTAELLAGMRAQLPGTVVFIFQPAEEGHPDGGGGAERMIADGVLDDPKVEAIFGLHVWSGKLGEITYRPGPTMAASNSYRITVHGRQTHGANPWGGIDPIVVGSQIVMGLQTIVSRQTDITANPAIVTVGQFNGGVRNNIIPDSAVLVGTIRTFSGEQKADIFRRVQATAQHIAMASGARVEVKIDSGYIVTRNDEALTARMLPTLQRAAGRDNVQLAPLATGAEDFSYFQARVPGLFIFLGVSKADADLNTVPRNHSPLFFADEAALPVGVKAMSSLALDWLAQNPRR, encoded by the coding sequence ATGCGCCAATCGTTCTCGCTGCTGCTCGCCTTGTCTCTTGCGGCCCCGCTGGCCGCACAGGCCCCCTCCCCGCTCAGCGCCGAGCTCGATCGCCGGCTGAGCGGCGTGATGCCCAAGGTCGTGGCCTGGCGGCGCGACATCCACGAGCACCCCGAGCTCAGTGGCTTCGAAGTACGCACGGCGGCCTTGGTTGCCGATCACCTGCGGTCGCTCGGAATGGAAGTGCGCACCGGCGTGGGCGGGCACGGCGTGGTCGGCGTGTTGCGCGGTGGGCGCCCGGGGCGCGTCGTCGCGCTGCGCGCTGATATGGACGGACTGCCCGTGACCGAGCAGGTGGACCTGCCCTTCCGCTCGCGCGTCCGTGCGCAGTACAACGGCCAGGAAGTCGGCGTGATGCACGCCTGCGGACACGACAATCACGTGGCCATCCTGATGGGCACGGCGGAATTGCTGGCCGGGATGCGCGCGCAGTTGCCGGGCACGGTGGTGTTCATCTTCCAGCCGGCCGAGGAGGGTCACCCCGATGGCGGTGGCGGCGCCGAGCGGATGATCGCCGACGGCGTGCTCGACGACCCGAAGGTGGAGGCGATCTTCGGCCTGCACGTGTGGTCGGGCAAGCTGGGCGAGATCACGTACCGGCCCGGCCCGACGATGGCGGCGTCCAACTCCTACCGCATCACGGTGCACGGGCGCCAGACGCACGGCGCCAATCCCTGGGGCGGCATCGACCCCATCGTCGTCGGCTCGCAGATCGTGATGGGCCTGCAGACCATCGTCTCGCGGCAGACGGACATCACCGCGAACCCGGCGATCGTGACGGTCGGCCAGTTCAACGGCGGCGTGCGGAACAACATCATCCCGGACTCGGCGGTGCTGGTCGGGACCATCCGCACGTTCAGCGGCGAGCAGAAGGCCGACATCTTCCGCCGCGTGCAGGCCACGGCGCAGCACATCGCGATGGCGTCGGGCGCGCGCGTCGAGGTGAAGATCGACTCGGGCTACATCGTGACGCGCAATGACGAGGCGCTCACGGCGCGGATGCTTCCGACACTGCAGCGCGCGGCGGGCCGCGACAACGTGCAGCTCGCGCCGCTGGCTACTGGTGCCGAGGATTTCTCGTACTTCCAGGCGCGCGTGCCCGGGCTGTTCATCTTCCTGGGCGTGTCCAAGGCGGACGCGGACCTCAACACCGTGCCGCGCAACCACTCGCCGCTGTTCTTTGCGGACGAAGCGGCGCTGCCGGTGGGAGTTAAGGCGATGAGCTCGCTGGCGCTGGACTGGCTGGCGCAGAATCCTCGGCGCTGA
- a CDS encoding cytochrome c-type biogenesis protein CcmH, producing the protein MLNRREFFVAAAGTGLALGARAIGGQQPNFTPMDQNAYRPVIRPAKPDATPSMTPDERDRLERELKCQCTCILDVYTCRTTDFTCGVSPAMHRDVMRLVAGGYTAQEIKDAFVETYGEVALTAPIKQGFNWAGYFVPSVVMATGGVILTMMIRRWTAKATPAAVAASPSAPPVAPQASDDEMARLEAALREDA; encoded by the coding sequence ATGCTGAATCGTCGCGAGTTCTTCGTCGCCGCGGCGGGGACGGGCCTCGCGCTTGGCGCGCGTGCCATCGGCGGCCAGCAGCCGAACTTCACGCCGATGGACCAGAATGCGTATCGCCCGGTGATCCGTCCGGCCAAGCCCGACGCCACGCCGTCGATGACGCCGGACGAACGCGACCGGCTCGAGCGTGAGCTCAAGTGCCAGTGCACCTGCATCCTCGACGTGTACACCTGCCGCACGACCGACTTCACCTGCGGCGTGTCACCGGCGATGCACCGTGACGTGATGCGGCTGGTGGCCGGTGGTTACACGGCGCAGGAGATCAAGGATGCCTTCGTCGAGACCTACGGCGAGGTCGCGCTCACCGCGCCGATCAAGCAGGGCTTCAACTGGGCCGGCTACTTCGTGCCCTCGGTGGTGATGGCCACCGGCGGCGTCATCCTCACGATGATGATCCGCCGCTGGACCGCCAAGGCGACGCCGGCTGCCGTCGCGGCGTCGCCCAGTGCCCCGCCTGTAGCCCCGCAGGCCAGCGATGACGAGATGGCGCGGCTCGAGGCCGCGCTGCGCGAGGACGCCTAG
- a CDS encoding zinc ribbon domain-containing protein: MLALFLGAALAVLALAYVLLPILRGSAAAPLTALAPEAAPESSAIDALREIEFDQATGKLSDEDYAALKAAYTPRALDELRARESAAASAAPDGAAPEDAAEALIARMRQGGVACPHCGPRPESDALFCSDCGRMLGAGCPSCGAAVDSDAKFCVECGAGLSAEDSAPASPAPASSSP, translated from the coding sequence GTGCTGGCCTTGTTCCTCGGAGCGGCGCTCGCCGTGCTCGCGTTGGCGTACGTGCTGCTGCCGATTCTACGTGGGTCCGCTGCGGCACCGCTGACTGCACTCGCGCCCGAGGCGGCGCCAGAGTCCAGTGCCATCGACGCGCTGCGCGAGATCGAGTTCGACCAAGCCACCGGCAAGCTGTCGGACGAGGACTACGCGGCGCTCAAGGCGGCGTACACGCCGCGCGCGCTCGATGAGCTGCGCGCGCGCGAATCGGCCGCCGCGAGCGCCGCACCGGACGGCGCCGCGCCTGAGGACGCAGCCGAGGCGCTCATCGCACGGATGCGGCAAGGGGGCGTCGCCTGCCCGCACTGCGGCCCGCGGCCCGAGTCGGACGCGCTGTTCTGCTCCGACTGCGGGCGGATGCTCGGGGCTGGCTGTCCGTCCTGCGGCGCCGCCGTGGACAGTGACGCGAAGTTCTGCGTGGAGTGCGGGGCGGGGCTCAGCGCCGAGGATTCTGCGCCAGCCAGTCCAGCGCCAGCGAGCTCATCGCCTTAA
- a CDS encoding DUF1579 family protein produces the protein MSIPSKLIGAMGSWSGHNKLWFEPTAAAIECATTAEVSGEAAGRMLLMRYRWEYEGKPCEGILLLGDDLKADRCDVAWADSFHNGHRLMPLTGAATGDGDVSVRGSYPAPPGPDWGWRITFAHPSPDALVMRMYNIMPDGTEALAVEASYARRR, from the coding sequence ATGAGCATTCCGTCCAAGCTCATTGGCGCGATGGGCAGCTGGAGCGGACACAACAAGCTGTGGTTCGAGCCGACCGCCGCTGCCATCGAATGCGCCACCACCGCCGAGGTCAGCGGGGAAGCCGCCGGCCGAATGCTCCTGATGCGCTACAGATGGGAGTACGAGGGAAAGCCCTGCGAGGGCATCCTGCTCCTCGGCGACGATCTCAAGGCCGACCGTTGCGACGTCGCGTGGGCGGACTCGTTCCACAACGGCCACCGCCTGATGCCGCTGACGGGCGCGGCCACCGGCGACGGCGACGTAAGCGTCCGCGGCAGTTACCCTGCGCCGCCGGGACCGGACTGGGGCTGGCGCATCACGTTCGCGCATCCGTCGCCCGACGCGCTCGTGATGCGGATGTACAACATTATGCCGGACGGGACAGAGGCGTTGGCAGTCGAAGCGTCATACGCTCGTCGTCGTTGA